In Streptomyces sp. 71268, the DNA window GTCGCCCTTGTCGTCGGGCATGACGTAGCCGGCCATCCGGTCCTCGAGGCCGAGCGCGAACATGATCTCGGTGATGCCGACGTCGTTGGTGACCACGCGCTCGGGGGCCTTGTCGTACGTCGTCTGGGTGCCGCAGTTGGTGATGGTGACCGGGTAGTGGCCGCCCTTGCCTGCGGCGGCCTTCCCACCCTTGGCCTTCTCGTCCCCGTCGTCGGAGACCTTCGCGCCGCAGCCGGCGACGGTGAGGGCGAGGGCCAGGGACGCGGCGATGGTGGCGGGAGTACGGAGGCGGGTGATGCGCACGGGGCACTTCCTCAGCGGGTGGCGGGGACGGTGGTGGCGGACTGTTGGGGGAGGCGGTCGAAGAGGAGTTGCAGCGCGCCGCTCACCGGGTGCCGCACCTGGTGGCCACGGACCTGGAACACCTCGGCGAGCAGCGTGGGCGTCAGCACCTCGTGCGGGGGGCCGGAGGCGACGATGCGGCCGTGCGCGATGACGTACAGCAGGTCGCAGTGTTGGGCCGCCAGGTTCAGGTCGTGCAGCGCGGTGAGTACGGTCAGGCCGCCGGTGGGGCCGGCCTCGCCCCCCGGCCCGGACCCTGGCTCGGCACCAGACTCGGTCCCTGGCTGGGCCTCCGACCCCGGCCCGGCCGTGGCTCCCGGCGCGGCCCGGAGCAGGGCCAGGACCTCAAGCTGCTGGGCGATGTCCAGGTGGTTGGTCGGCTCGTCCAGGACCAGGACGCGCGGCTGCTGGGCCAGCGCGCGGGCGATCAGCACCCGCTGCTTCTCGCCGCCGGACAGGGTCAGGAAGCCCCGGTCGACCAGGTGGCCCGCGCCGACCGTGGCCAGCGCCTCGGTGCAGGCCCGCGCGTCGGCCGCCGAGACCCGCCCGGTCGCGCTCTGGTGCGGCATCCGGCCCATCGCCACCACCTCGCCGACCGTGAAGTCGAACTCGCTCGACGACTCCTGCGGCAGCGCCGCCAGCCGCCGCGCGCCCTCGCGCGGGCTCAGCGCGTGCAGGTCGTCGCCGTCCACCAGCACCGCGCCGGCGCTGGGCCGCAGCGCCCGGTACGCGCAGCGCAGCAGCGTGGACTTGCCGCTGCCGTTCGGCCCGACCAACCCCACCACCTGCCCGCTGGCGGCCCGCACGGTGGCCTCGGCCACCAGTTCGGCGCCGCCTATCCGCACCGACAGGTGCTCGACGTCGATGCGCATCAGGCGCCTCCGGGGTAGGGGTACGGAGCGGGGGAGGGAGCGGCGGGGGACGCGGGAACGGCGAAGGGCGCCG includes these proteins:
- a CDS encoding ABC transporter ATP-binding protein is translated as MRIDVEHLSVRIGGAELVAEATVRAASGQVVGLVGPNGSGKSTLLRCAYRALRPSAGAVLVDGDDLHALSPREGARRLAALPQESSSEFDFTVGEVVAMGRMPHQSATGRVSAADARACTEALATVGAGHLVDRGFLTLSGGEKQRVLIARALAQQPRVLVLDEPTNHLDIAQQLEVLALLRAAPGATAGPGSEAQPGTESGAEPGSGPGGEAGPTGGLTVLTALHDLNLAAQHCDLLYVIAHGRIVASGPPHEVLTPTLLAEVFQVRGHQVRHPVSGALQLLFDRLPQQSATTVPATR